One segment of Spiroplasma cantharicola DNA contains the following:
- a CDS encoding adenylate kinase, which produces MNIILLGAPGSGKGTLSEFLCEKKTFTQLSTGDLFRDNISNKTDLGLRAQEFINKGKLVPDSVTNSMVEMYLNNKKKDLIFDGFPRTDDQALALDDMLKNLKEKIDQVVYLDIDESTLMGRLTGRMICQICKRSYHKINRKPLKEGICDFDNGTLVVRPDDQEDKIKIRLEAYHNQTAPLIKFYKDKIIKVDANCSPVELYNRVEKILGS; this is translated from the coding sequence ATGAATATAATTTTACTTGGAGCTCCAGGTAGTGGTAAAGGAACTCTTTCAGAGTTTCTTTGTGAGAAAAAGACTTTTACACAACTTTCAACAGGTGATTTATTTAGAGATAATATTTCTAATAAAACTGATTTGGGTTTAAGAGCACAAGAATTTATTAATAAGGGAAAATTAGTTCCAGATTCAGTTACAAACTCAATGGTTGAAATGTATCTTAATAATAAAAAAAAGGACTTAATATTTGATGGTTTTCCAAGAACAGATGATCAAGCATTAGCATTAGATGATATGTTAAAGAATTTAAAAGAAAAAATTGATCAAGTTGTTTATTTAGATATTGACGAAAGTACTTTGATGGGTCGCTTAACTGGAAGAATGATTTGTCAAATTTGTAAAAGAAGTTATCATAAGATAAATAGAAAACCTTTAAAAGAAGGAATTTGTGATTTTGATAATGGGACTTTAGTTGTACGACCAGATGATCAAGAAGATAAAATTAAAATAAGATTAGAAGCATATCATAATCAAACAGCACCTTTAATTAAGTTTTATAAAGATAAAATAATTAAAGTTGATGCTAATTGTTCGCCTGTAGAACTTTATAATAGAGTAGAAAAAATTTTAGGTTCTTAA
- the secY gene encoding preprotein translocase subunit SecY — translation MAAKVNKTKKAKVTKYKNEFAKGGFFVRNKDLVKRIVFTLIVLIIIRMGTLLTVPGVQISPNFKESVGNQDFFQLLSTLGGGSIGQFSILALGVSPYITASIIVQLLSTDVIPVLTRWSKSGERGRRKLDRLTKVLAIPFALMQSVATIFTLTSQGLIEAKWGTNATGTGPAWFYYILVPTVMLGGTFLMLWISDQITIKGIGNGVSIIIFTGIVSQMPNNFTNTFKFWVEVKGESTILFDGLLKFLIYIISFLLVIFVVVLMNEAERKIPIQQTGAGLVDTKDHTPYLPLKLNNAGVIPVIFASAIISTPMTVAQIIAATNPNNGFVLFTQNYLSFGTWWGIAIYGILTVLFTFLYAQVQINPEKITENFKKSGTFIPGVKPGKETEKFLSGVINRLSIIGALFLAGIAVLPYIISKITALPSHLAIGGTGLIIVISVAIQTVQQLKGRLIQQSFLDKKQDKFSEDETAYNSHIW, via the coding sequence GTGGCTGCTAAAGTTAATAAAACTAAAAAGGCTAAAGTAACTAAATACAAAAACGAATTCGCTAAAGGTGGCTTCTTTGTTAGAAACAAAGACCTTGTAAAACGAATCGTTTTTACTTTAATAGTCTTAATAATAATTAGAATGGGAACTTTATTAACAGTTCCTGGTGTTCAAATATCACCAAATTTTAAAGAATCAGTTGGAAATCAAGACTTTTTCCAATTGCTATCAACTTTAGGGGGAGGAAGTATTGGACAATTCTCAATATTGGCTTTGGGTGTTTCGCCCTATATTACAGCATCAATTATTGTTCAGTTACTTTCAACTGATGTTATTCCTGTTTTAACAAGATGAAGTAAATCTGGTGAAAGAGGAAGAAGAAAATTAGATAGGTTAACTAAAGTATTGGCTATTCCATTTGCCTTAATGCAATCTGTAGCTACAATCTTTACATTGACAAGTCAAGGATTAATTGAAGCAAAATGAGGAACAAATGCCACTGGAACTGGGCCTGCATGATTTTATTACATATTAGTGCCAACAGTTATGCTTGGTGGAACATTCTTAATGTTATGAATTTCAGATCAAATAACAATTAAAGGTATTGGTAATGGAGTTTCAATAATAATCTTTACAGGTATTGTTTCTCAAATGCCAAATAACTTTACAAATACATTTAAATTTTGAGTTGAAGTTAAAGGTGAATCAACAATTCTATTTGATGGACTATTAAAATTCTTAATATATATTATTTCATTCTTATTAGTTATTTTTGTTGTTGTTCTAATGAACGAAGCTGAAAGAAAAATTCCAATTCAACAAACTGGAGCGGGATTAGTTGATACAAAAGATCACACACCGTATCTGCCATTAAAATTAAACAATGCAGGGGTTATACCAGTTATTTTTGCATCAGCTATAATTTCAACACCAATGACAGTAGCTCAAATTATTGCAGCTACAAACCCAAATAATGGATTTGTATTATTTACACAAAATTATTTATCATTTGGAACTTGATGAGGAATTGCAATTTATGGAATTTTAACAGTTCTATTTACTTTCCTTTATGCACAAGTTCAAATTAATCCTGAAAAAATTACAGAGAACTTTAAAAAATCTGGAACATTTATTCCAGGAGTTAAACCTGGAAAAGAAACTGAAAAATTCTTATCTGGAGTAATTAATCGATTAAGTATTATTGGAGCTTTATTCCTTGCTGGAATTGCAGTTCTTCCTTATATAATTTCTAAAATAACAGCTTTACCTTCTCACTTAGCTATTGGAGGAACTGGTTTAATAATTGTAATTTCAGTTGCAATTCAAACAGTTCAACAACTAAAAGGTAGATTGATTCAACAGTCATTCTTAGATAAAAAACAAGACAAATTTAGTGAAGATGAAACAGCATATAATTCACATATTTGATAA
- the rplO gene encoding 50S ribosomal protein L15 translates to MKLHELKSTPGSKKDSTRVGRGMASGKGKTSTRGHKGQNSRSGGGVRPGFEGGQTPLFRRLPKIGFTSLNRKEFVLINLDKLETLGLTEVNHKTLMEKKIIKNEKTLVKVLGNGKITKSIKVKVNKVSKSAEELIKAAGGTIEVI, encoded by the coding sequence ATGAAATTACATGAATTAAAATCTACACCAGGAAGTAAAAAAGACTCAACACGTGTTGGTCGTGGTATGGCTTCTGGTAAAGGTAAGACATCAACTAGAGGACACAAAGGTCAAAATTCACGTTCTGGTGGAGGGGTAAGACCTGGATTTGAAGGGGGACAAACTCCTTTATTCAGAAGATTACCTAAAATTGGTTTTACAAGCTTAAATAGAAAAGAGTTTGTATTAATTAACTTAGATAAGTTAGAAACATTAGGGTTAACTGAAGTAAATCACAAAACTTTAATGGAGAAAAAAATTATTAAAAATGAAAAAACATTAGTAAAAGTGCTAGGAAATGGTAAAATTACTAAGTCAATAAAAGTTAAAGTAAATAAAGTATCAAAAAGCGCTGAAGAGTTAATTAAAGCTGCTGGTGGTACTATAGAGGTGATTTAG
- the rpsE gene encoding 30S ribosomal protein S5 produces the protein MAEETKVVKTESAPKVDSNNQDKKDTRPNNNNRPNGQRRDPKFNRNREDNPYEERVVTINRVTKVTKGGRRFRFAAVVVIGDKKGRVGLGTGKANEVPDAIKKAIKEARKSLIRIPLAGSTVPHDVMGHYGAGKVMIKPARKGTGVIAGGPVRAVVELAGISDIYTKSLGSNTPINMIRATLEGLQQMQTPEQIARLRGNQVEVKKETKEATTA, from the coding sequence ATGGCAGAAGAAACAAAAGTTGTTAAAACTGAATCAGCTCCAAAAGTAGATTCAAACAACCAAGACAAAAAAGACACTAGACCAAACAATAACAATAGACCTAACGGACAAAGAAGAGATCCAAAATTCAACAGAAACAGAGAAGACAACCCTTATGAAGAAAGAGTTGTTACTATTAACCGTGTTACAAAAGTTACAAAAGGTGGACGTAGATTCAGATTTGCAGCAGTTGTAGTTATTGGTGATAAAAAAGGTAGAGTTGGGTTAGGAACAGGAAAAGCAAACGAAGTACCAGATGCAATTAAGAAAGCTATTAAAGAAGCAAGAAAATCTTTAATTAGAATTCCTTTAGCAGGTTCTACAGTACCACATGATGTTATGGGACATTACGGTGCTGGGAAAGTTATGATTAAACCTGCAAGAAAAGGTACAGGAGTTATTGCTGGTGGTCCAGTTCGTGCTGTTGTCGAATTAGCTGGAATTTCAGATATCTATACAAAATCATTGGGATCAAATACACCTATCAATATGATAAGAGCTACATTAGAAGGTTTACAACAAATGCAAACACCAGAACAAATTGCAAGACTACGTGGAAATCAAGTTGAAGTTAAAAAAGAAACTAAAGAAGCTACAACAGCTTAA
- the rplR gene encoding 50S ribosomal protein L18 — MKYTKAEARKRRHYRVRNKVSGTSAKPRLNVFKSNSYFYAQIIDDASGVTLVSSSSIKMGFKNGRNIDAAKAVGKDIAEKAKSKKITNVVFDRGGYLFHGKVKAFAESAKENGMKF; from the coding sequence ATGAAATACACTAAAGCAGAAGCTAGAAAAAGAAGACATTATAGAGTAAGAAATAAAGTGTCTGGAACTAGTGCTAAACCAAGATTAAATGTATTTAAATCAAACTCATACTTCTATGCTCAAATAATTGATGACGCAAGTGGTGTTACATTAGTATCATCATCTTCAATAAAAATGGGATTTAAAAACGGACGTAATATTGATGCAGCTAAAGCTGTAGGAAAAGACATTGCTGAAAAAGCAAAAAGTAAAAAAATAACTAATGTAGTATTTGATAGAGGTGGATATTTATTCCATGGTAAAGTAAAAGCTTTTGCAGAATCTGCAAAAGAAAATGGTATGAAATTCTAG